One part of the Sphingobacterium sp. LZ7M1 genome encodes these proteins:
- the rplL gene encoding 50S ribosomal protein L7/L12, which yields MADLKQLAEQLVNLTVKEVKELADILKDEYGIEPAAAAVAVAAAPGAGDGAAAAEEKTSFDVILKEAGGQKLAVVKLVKDLAGLGLKEAKDLVDGAPKELKTGVSKDEAEALKKQLEEAGAVVEIK from the coding sequence ATGGCAGATTTAAAACAACTTGCTGAACAGTTAGTTAACTTAACAGTAAAAGAAGTTAAAGAATTAGCTGATATCTTAAAAGACGAATACGGTATTGAGCCTGCTGCTGCTGCTGTAGCTGTTGCTGCTGCTCCTGGTGCTGGTGACGGTGCTGCTGCTGCTGAAGAGAAAACATCTTTCGATGTAATCTTGAAAGAAGCTGGTGGCCAGAAATTAGCTGTCGTAAAATTAGTTAAAGATTTAGCTGGTTTAGGTTTGAAAGAAGCAAAAGACTTAGTTGACGGTGCACCTAAAGAATTAAAAACTGGTGTTTCTAAAGACGAAGCTGAAGCTTTGAAAAAACAATTAGAAGAAGCTGG